A stretch of Apis cerana isolate GH-2021 linkage group LG1, AcerK_1.0, whole genome shotgun sequence DNA encodes these proteins:
- the LOC108002108 gene encoding patronin isoform X17: MWSAISRLFVKGKTEESALSTENHTCDGVPDTVVHVFDAMDRNAGDDRRKGPAGEQHHGGAEFEHFSDAYDSRQAKQRASVKWLLSKAYNNRVPENLREPYYVDNENQEHLKPQIVHALSNAELYCLALANIYSDPNYHNQNHCGILQALARKGVYLAEPNNTQLTETILIQNSPLKMSAHMAVIEGLMVLYAKEVVTGDRVVSAIRRFDPQAEVEVPGDHEKGLLLWISHASHALIAKIQTEEGAGDKTRLPELPAAKDFQSLCDGVGLAAVVAFYCPGELNWMDIRVSKRPSVADALHNLSLVHAFCNRCLPYSIFHMQPEDVTYMRGSMKQNLVVFLADMYNVLEIHPAKCVRYPGEERAMQFLDACPRNSHGVAHKRSLPQSIAPIPDLRSNLSVSAPGFTVAKASSSSSVKKSQSLQQTAENYSHDDRRAGSEESFVVHRGKGIPTLSSVADEKSVTRADAAGRPSNWEEQRRSSYAGRRSRRNSVSDDSQLTIENFGGSQDNLHNFGRNPDKEVGAHIGKRSTTEPTLPARSSVQDVYGSGVQHILSDNGYDKEEPPRLRRQTSNSSLDNVALKQILHSSENVNSEGDTSKLASFANLSRQSSEKGINLTYTEQDRDDNKSTLSGKKFGQTNGNGNGEKKTTFATLPNTTTWQQQSNQQSQQVEQHSVDENGGNTIMASQLNNIRLKLEEKRRHIENEKRRMEVVMSKQRQKVGKAAFLQAVTKEISEDVRDVEHKWLEHDGNAPFIETRRTPDIENMDIEQYHQSISQMNNSLSEIQADIQRLANQQNQIQQQHLMTQHQQQMQQQLQQLQSLSQQHMQNFGMAPINPLTSKLQDTQQSQFYLHDQPQLQRRMWGQPPPTQSLANEMAAVGYQQSIDPRYGTQPTAYQQDLRLYQDTRNWGTLPPQPKGFVLHDNQEPRYLNGGDHSLCNNQMSHSGSTYPSSASIFNQTPPSSASPQHRNAVHRISQLMSESPEPKRPTVHHIPIKCESPTEKRQITALHAPVPAPPVDDMKPQNISFIGNDDELTQGIRGLNITSGSRTYRIPSPTRPSISRNSFQPHPSLREATPSPSGTPEVTPLDPTDAGEKGFYICFDNDAPKKPKPTLRVKRTSPKKERSVSSYVENEDFTMRPDSPSAIAIDRQKQLEAQRDLDREKHQIDDRDFQRQEIRDKEIQREGEREKQRERHEITGESRQSGVGLIIGNQLANPDPNSLDEMERKKERIMLLSLQRRQQQEELKERKEAEAQARREQEKLKAEERARKKEEERQRRAAILEQHKVKKAIEEAEREGKVIDKELLNAIKPTKLRNKTATRPRPKTIHVDAGTELDSGALTPSRGKKGSSSNLSTASLTSPTMRRDYYRGSQDSLTAAHFDERRSGPLYRGGSLRVSSVDSPDDGRGSSPCRSMNQLGRRGSYKTSRDVQEPQQQVRGRPKYPSYENFKGRKSNSLMNLCGSSSDQDGMMCRYTDTDSGLGRATPPRRAPSPGMGSMRHLPSPSGPGSLPPGLMTKRRVFDDGSSDISSTPSSMMDYNGPRLYKQPTTKSNRGIMLNAVEYCVFPGTVNKEAKRRVLDEIAKSESKHFLILFRDAGCQFRALYSYCPDREEVSKLYGTGPKQVIDKMFDKFFKYNSGAKCFSQVHTKHLTVTIDAFTIHNSLWQGKKVNLPNKKDMPLVI; encoded by the exons GCCAAACAACGTGCCTCCGTAAAATGGCTCTTGTCGAAGGCGTACAACAACCGAGTGCCAGAAAACCTTCGTGAGCCGTATTATGTCGATAATGAG AATCAAGAACACCTGAAGCCGCAGATCGTCCACGCACTTTCCAATGCAGAGTTGTACTGTTTGGCGCTGGCGAACATCTACTCGGATCCAAATTATCACAATCAGAATCATTGCGGCATCCTGCAGGCCCTCGCCAGAAAGGGTGTTTACCTTGCGGAGCCGAACAACACCCAACTCACCGAAACGATCCTCATTCAAAATTCGCCACTCAAGATG TCCGCTCATATGGCTGTGATAGAGGGCCTGATGGTCTTGTACGCGAAGGAAGTGGTGACCGGGGACCGAGTGGTCTCCGCGATCCGCCGTTTCGACCCCCAGGCGGAAGTGGAGGTTCCGGGGGACCACGAGAAGGGCCTCCTCCTCTGGATCAGTCACGCGTCGCACGCGCTCATCGCCAAGATCCAGACGGAGGAGGGTGCCGGTGATAAAACGCGACTGCCAGAGCTGCCGGCTGCCAAGGATTTCCAATCGTTGTGCGACGGGGTGGGCCTGGCCGCGGTCGTCGCCTTCTACTGCCCGGGCGAGCTCAACTGGATGGACATCCGGGTGTCGAAGAGACCCTCGGTCGCGGACGCGCTGCACAATTTGTCGCTGGTCCACGCCTTTTGTAACAGATGCTTACCCTATTCCATTTTTCACATGCAACCCGAGGACGTGACGTACATGAGGGG GTCTATGAAGCAAAATTTAGTCGTTTTCCTGGCGGATATGTACAACGTGTTGGAGATCCATCCTGCGAAGTGTGTACGTTATCCGGGCGAGGAGAGGGCGATGCAGTTCTTAGATG CCTGCCCGCGCAATAGTCATGGCGTAGCTCATAAAAGAAGTCTGCCACAGTCTATAGCTCCGATACCTGATCTGAGAAGCAACCTCTCCGTATCCGCGCCAGGCTTCACAG tTGCAAAAGCATCGTCATCTTCCTCCGTCAAGAAGTCTCAATCATTACAACAAACTGCCGAAAATTATTCTCACGACGACAG ACGAGCGGGGAGCGAAGAAAGTTTCGTAGTCCATCGCGGCAAAGGCATTCCTACGTTAAGCTCCGTGGCGGACGAGAAATCCGTAACTAGAGCGGACGCCGCTGGTCGGCCGAGCAACTGGGAAGAGCAGAGGAGGAGCTCGTACGCTGGCCGACGATCCAGGCGTAACAGCGTTTCGGACGACTCTCAGTTGACGATAGAGAACTTTGGCGGATCCCAG GATAATTTACACAACTTCGGTAGAAATCCAGACAAGGAGGTTGGGGCGCACATCGGTAAAAGGAGTACCACGGAACCGACATTACCGGCGAGATCGAGCGTTCAGGACGTGTACGGCAGCGGGGTGCAGCACATTTTGTCGGATAACGGATACGACAAGGAAGAGCCGCCGAGATTGAGAAGGCAAACGTCCAACTCCAGCTTGGACAACGTCGCGCTCAAGCAAATTTTACATTCCAGTGAGAACGTTAATTCGGAGGGTGACACGTCCAAATTGGCCAGCTTCGCGAATCTGAGCAGGCAAAGCTCGGAGAAAGGGATCAACTTGACGTACACGGAGCAGGATCGAGATGACAACAAATCGACTCTGTCCGGGAAGAAGTTTGGCCAGACGAACGGAAATGGGAACGGCGAGAAGAAGACTACGTTCGCCACTTTACCGAATACGACCACGTGGCAACAGCAGAGCAATCAGCAATCCCAACAGGTGGAACAACATTCTGTTG ATGAAAACGGTGGTAACACCATTATGGCCTCGCAACTGAATAACATTAGATTGAAGCTAGAGGAGAAACGTCGGCACATAGAGAACGAAAAGAGGAGGATGGAGGTTGTGATGTCGAAACAGCGTCAAAAAGTTGGCAAGGCTGCGTTCCTGCAAGCTGTCACGAAG GAAATTAGTGAAGATGTTCGAGATGTTGAACATAAATGGTTGGAACATGACGGAAATGCGCCATTTATTGAAACAAGACGTACTCCAGATATTGAGAACATGGATATTGAACAGTATCATCAGTCCATATCACA aatGAATAACAGTCTTAGTGAAATTCAAGCTGACATACAACGTTTAGCAAATCAGCAAAATCAAATACAACAACAACATCTAATGACCCAACACCAGCAACAAATGCAACAACAACTTCAGCAATTGCAAAGTCTTAGTCAGCAACATATGCAA AATTTCGGAATGGCACCTATAAATCCATTAACATCGAAATTACAAGATACTCAACAATCCCAATTCTATTTACATGATCAACCTCAATTACAAAGACGAATGTGGGGTCAACCACCTCCAACACAAAGTTTAGCAAATGAAATGGCTGCTGTGGGTTATCAACAATCAATAGATCCTCGATATGGTACTCAACCAACAG cttaCCAACAAGATTTGCGTTTATATCAAGATACACGGAATTGGGGAACACTCCCACCTCAACCGAAAGGATTTGTTTTGCATGATAATCAAGAACCAAGGTATCTTAATGGTGGAGATCATAGTCTTTGTAATAATCAAATGAGCCATTCTGGTTCTACATATCCATCATCTGCATCTATCTTCAATCAAACACCACCATCTTCTGCTAGTCCACAACATCGTAATGCT gttCATCGAATAAGTCAGTTAATGAGTGAAAGTCCCGAACCAAAAAGGCCAACTGTACATCATATACCAATTAAATGTGAAAGCCCTACCGAAAAACGACAAATTACTGCGTTACATGCACCGGTACCAGCTCCGCCTGTAGATGACATGAAACCTcagaatatatcatttattg GAAATGATGATGAGCTTACACAAGGTATAAGAGGTTTAAACATCACGTCTGGCAGCCGTACATATAGAATTCCATCACCAACTAGACCTTCAATATCACGTAATTCATTTCAACCTCATCCATCATTAAGAGAAGCTACACCATCTCCATCAGGTACACCAGAAGTAACACCTCTAGATCCAACAGATGCTGGTGAGAAaggattttatatttgtttcgacAATGACGCACCGAAAAAACCAAAACCGACTCTCAGAGTGAAAAGAACATCTCCgaaaaag gaaagaAGTGTATCATCGTATGTTGAAAATGAAGATTTTACGATGCGTCCTGATTCGCCTTCTGCTATTGCTATTGATAGACAAAAGCAACTGGAAGCTCAACGAGATTTAGATCGAGAAAAACATCAGATAGATGACAGAGATTTCCAACGACAAGAAATTAGAGATAAAGAAATTCAgagggaaggagaaagagaaaaacaaagagAACGACATGAAATCACTGGAGAAAGTCGACAATCTGGAGTCGgtttaataattggaaatcaaTTAGCAAATCCTGATCCT AATTCTCTGGATGAAatggaacgaaaaaaagaacgtaTAATGCTATTGTCATTGCAAAGAAGACAGCAGCAagaagaattgaaagaaagaaaggaagcaGAAGCTCAAGCTCGACGAGaacaagagaaattaaaagcaGAAGAAAGAGCtcgtaaaaaagaagaagaaaggcaaCGAAGAGCAGCTATTTTAGAACAACATAAAGTAAAGAAAGCAATTGAAGAGGCAGAAAGAGAA GGTAAGGTTATCGATAAGGAGCTTCTCAATGCAATAAAACCAACAAAATTGCGTAATAAGACTGCGACTCGACCACGACCCAAAACAATTCACGTGGATGCTGGTACAGAATTGGATTCTGGGGCCCTTACGCCAAGTCGTGGAAAAAAGGGttcttcttctaatttaaGCACAg CGTCGCTGACTTCCCCGACGATGAGGCGAGACTACTACCGAGGCTCGCAGGACAGTCTCACTGCTGCCCATTTCGATGAACGACGTTCCGGCCCTCTTTATCGGGGCGGCAGTCTCAGGG TATCTTCCGTAGATTCACCCGACGATGGTAGAGGTTCCTCGCCTTGTCGAAGTATGAATCAACTTGGCCGACGTGGTTCCTACAAAACATCTAGAG ATGTGCAGGAGCCTCAGCAACAGGTTAGAGGCAGGCCTAAATACCCGAGTTACGAAAACTTTAAGGGGAGAAAGTCTAATTCCTTGATGAATTTGTGTG GTTCGAGTAGTGATCAAGACGGTATGATGTGTCGATACACAGATACGGACAGCGGACTAGGCAGAGCCACACCTCCAAGGAGAGCACCAAGTCCAGGAATGGGTAGCATGAGGCATCTTCCGTCGCCATCTGGCCCTGGTTCCTTACCTCCCGGTTTGATGACCAAGAGACGAGTATTCGATGATGGTAGCAGCGACATCAGTAGCACACCAAGTTCAATGATGGACTATAATg GTCCAAGATTGTATAAGCAACCGACGACTAAGTCAAACCGTGGTATTATGTTAAATGCTGTGGAGTATTGTGTGTTTCCGGGTACGGTGAATAAAGAAGCGAAAAGAAGAGTTCTGGATGAAATTGCAAAATCAGAAAGCaaacattttcttattttatttcgagatgCTGGTTGCCAATTCCGGGCTCTCTATTCATACTGCCCAGATAGAGAAGAAGTTTCGAAGTTGTATGGTACTGGACCTAAACAAGTCATTGATAAAatgttcgataaatttttcaa atACAATTCAGGAGCAAAATGTTTCTCGCAAGTACATACAAAGCATCTGACTGTGACCATAGATGCCTTTACGATACACAACAGCCTTTGGCAAGGTAAAAAGGTGAATTTACCGAACAAGAAAGACATGCCTCTCGTCATATAG
- the LOC108002108 gene encoding patronin isoform X19, with protein sequence MIWILRLVLAKQRASVKWLLSKAYNNRVPENLREPYYVDNENQEHLKPQIVHALSNAELYCLALANIYSDPNYHNQNHCGILQALARKGVYLAEPNNTQLTETILIQNSPLKMSAHMAVIEGLMVLYAKEVVTGDRVVSAIRRFDPQAEVEVPGDHEKGLLLWISHASHALIAKIQTEEGAGDKTRLPELPAAKDFQSLCDGVGLAAVVAFYCPGELNWMDIRVSKRPSVADALHNLSLVHAFCNRCLPYSIFHMQPEDVTYMRGSMKQNLVVFLADMYNVLEIHPAKCVRYPGEERAMQFLDACPRNSHGVAHKRSLPQSIAPIPDLRSNLSVSAPGFTVAKASSSSSVKKSQSLQQTAENYSHDDRRAGSEESFVVHRGKGIPTLSSVADEKSVTRADAAGRPSNWEEQRRSSYAGRRSRRNSVSDDSQLTIENFGGSQDNLHNFGRNPDKEVGAHIGKRSTTEPTLPARSSVQDVYGSGVQHILSDNGYDKEEPPRLRRQTSNSSLDNVALKQILHSSENVNSEGDTSKLASFANLSRQSSEKGINLTYTEQDRDDNKSTLSGKKFGQTNGNGNGEKKTTFATLPNTTTWQQQSNQQSQQVEQHSVDENGGNTIMASQLNNIRLKLEEKRRHIENEKRRMEVVMSKQRQKVGKAAFLQAVTKGKVKSPSSSTSGGDSPAEIGPPTSVTSGSSGETPTSVSETTPVTQQPSQEKPQRPFSLKEISEDVRDVEHKWLEHDGNAPFIETRRTPDIENMDIEQYHQSISQMNNSLSEIQADIQRLANQQNQIQQQHLMTQHQQQMQQQLQQLQSLSQQHMQNFGMAPINPLTSKLQDTQQSQFYLHDQPQLQRRMWGQPPPTQSLANEMAAVGYQQSIDPRYGTQPTAYQQDLRLYQDTRNWGTLPPQPKGFVLHDNQEPRYLNGGDHSLCNNQMSHSGSTYPSSASIFNQTPPSSASPQHRNAVHRISQLMSESPEPKRPTVHHIPIKCESPTEKRQITALHAPVPAPPVDDMKPQNISFIGNDDELTQGIRGLNITSGSRTYRIPSPTRPSISRNSFQPHPSLREATPSPSGTPEVTPLDPTDAGEKGFYICFDNDAPKKPKPTLRVKRTSPKKERSVSSYVENEDFTMRPDSPSAIAIDRQKQLEAQRDLDREKHQIDDRDFQRQEIRDKEIQREGEREKQRERHEITGESRQSGVGLIIGNQLANPDPNSLDEMERKKERIMLLSLQRRQQQEELKERKEAEAQARREQEKLKAEERARKKEEERQRRAAILEQHKVKKAIEEAEREGKVIDKELLNAIKPTKLRNKTATRPRPKTIHVDAGTELDSGALTPSRGKKGSSSNLSTASLTSPTMRRDYYRGSQDSLTAAHFDERRSGPLYRGGSLRVSSVDSPDDGRGSSPCRSMNQLGRRGSYKTSRDVQEPQQQVRGRPKYPSYENFKGRKSNSLMNLCGSSSDQDGMMCRYTDTDSGLGRATPPRRAPSPGMGSMRHLPSPSGPGSLPPGLMTKRRVFDDGSSDISSTPSSMMDYNGPRLYKQPTTKSNRGIMLNAVEYCVFPGTVNKEAKRRVLDEIAKSESKHFLILFRDAGCQFRALYSYCPDREEVSKLYGTGPKQVIDKMFDKFFKYNSGAKCFSQVHTKHLTVTIDAFTIHNSLWQGKKVNLPNKKDMPLVI encoded by the exons GCCAAACAACGTGCCTCCGTAAAATGGCTCTTGTCGAAGGCGTACAACAACCGAGTGCCAGAAAACCTTCGTGAGCCGTATTATGTCGATAATGAG AATCAAGAACACCTGAAGCCGCAGATCGTCCACGCACTTTCCAATGCAGAGTTGTACTGTTTGGCGCTGGCGAACATCTACTCGGATCCAAATTATCACAATCAGAATCATTGCGGCATCCTGCAGGCCCTCGCCAGAAAGGGTGTTTACCTTGCGGAGCCGAACAACACCCAACTCACCGAAACGATCCTCATTCAAAATTCGCCACTCAAGATG TCCGCTCATATGGCTGTGATAGAGGGCCTGATGGTCTTGTACGCGAAGGAAGTGGTGACCGGGGACCGAGTGGTCTCCGCGATCCGCCGTTTCGACCCCCAGGCGGAAGTGGAGGTTCCGGGGGACCACGAGAAGGGCCTCCTCCTCTGGATCAGTCACGCGTCGCACGCGCTCATCGCCAAGATCCAGACGGAGGAGGGTGCCGGTGATAAAACGCGACTGCCAGAGCTGCCGGCTGCCAAGGATTTCCAATCGTTGTGCGACGGGGTGGGCCTGGCCGCGGTCGTCGCCTTCTACTGCCCGGGCGAGCTCAACTGGATGGACATCCGGGTGTCGAAGAGACCCTCGGTCGCGGACGCGCTGCACAATTTGTCGCTGGTCCACGCCTTTTGTAACAGATGCTTACCCTATTCCATTTTTCACATGCAACCCGAGGACGTGACGTACATGAGGGG GTCTATGAAGCAAAATTTAGTCGTTTTCCTGGCGGATATGTACAACGTGTTGGAGATCCATCCTGCGAAGTGTGTACGTTATCCGGGCGAGGAGAGGGCGATGCAGTTCTTAGATG CCTGCCCGCGCAATAGTCATGGCGTAGCTCATAAAAGAAGTCTGCCACAGTCTATAGCTCCGATACCTGATCTGAGAAGCAACCTCTCCGTATCCGCGCCAGGCTTCACAG tTGCAAAAGCATCGTCATCTTCCTCCGTCAAGAAGTCTCAATCATTACAACAAACTGCCGAAAATTATTCTCACGACGACAG ACGAGCGGGGAGCGAAGAAAGTTTCGTAGTCCATCGCGGCAAAGGCATTCCTACGTTAAGCTCCGTGGCGGACGAGAAATCCGTAACTAGAGCGGACGCCGCTGGTCGGCCGAGCAACTGGGAAGAGCAGAGGAGGAGCTCGTACGCTGGCCGACGATCCAGGCGTAACAGCGTTTCGGACGACTCTCAGTTGACGATAGAGAACTTTGGCGGATCCCAG GATAATTTACACAACTTCGGTAGAAATCCAGACAAGGAGGTTGGGGCGCACATCGGTAAAAGGAGTACCACGGAACCGACATTACCGGCGAGATCGAGCGTTCAGGACGTGTACGGCAGCGGGGTGCAGCACATTTTGTCGGATAACGGATACGACAAGGAAGAGCCGCCGAGATTGAGAAGGCAAACGTCCAACTCCAGCTTGGACAACGTCGCGCTCAAGCAAATTTTACATTCCAGTGAGAACGTTAATTCGGAGGGTGACACGTCCAAATTGGCCAGCTTCGCGAATCTGAGCAGGCAAAGCTCGGAGAAAGGGATCAACTTGACGTACACGGAGCAGGATCGAGATGACAACAAATCGACTCTGTCCGGGAAGAAGTTTGGCCAGACGAACGGAAATGGGAACGGCGAGAAGAAGACTACGTTCGCCACTTTACCGAATACGACCACGTGGCAACAGCAGAGCAATCAGCAATCCCAACAGGTGGAACAACATTCTGTTG ATGAAAACGGTGGTAACACCATTATGGCCTCGCAACTGAATAACATTAGATTGAAGCTAGAGGAGAAACGTCGGCACATAGAGAACGAAAAGAGGAGGATGGAGGTTGTGATGTCGAAACAGCGTCAAAAAGTTGGCAAGGCTGCGTTCCTGCAAGCTGTCACGAAG GGTAAGGTTAAATCTCCCTCTTCATCAACGTCTGGGGGGGACAGTCCGGCTGAAATTGGTCCCCCCACTTCTGTAACCTCCGGATCTTCGGGGGAGACCCCGACAAGTGTTTCCGAGACGACCCCTGTAACCCAACAACCCTCTCAAGAAAAACCACAGAGACCCTTCTCGCTCAAG GAAATTAGTGAAGATGTTCGAGATGTTGAACATAAATGGTTGGAACATGACGGAAATGCGCCATTTATTGAAACAAGACGTACTCCAGATATTGAGAACATGGATATTGAACAGTATCATCAGTCCATATCACA aatGAATAACAGTCTTAGTGAAATTCAAGCTGACATACAACGTTTAGCAAATCAGCAAAATCAAATACAACAACAACATCTAATGACCCAACACCAGCAACAAATGCAACAACAACTTCAGCAATTGCAAAGTCTTAGTCAGCAACATATGCAA AATTTCGGAATGGCACCTATAAATCCATTAACATCGAAATTACAAGATACTCAACAATCCCAATTCTATTTACATGATCAACCTCAATTACAAAGACGAATGTGGGGTCAACCACCTCCAACACAAAGTTTAGCAAATGAAATGGCTGCTGTGGGTTATCAACAATCAATAGATCCTCGATATGGTACTCAACCAACAG cttaCCAACAAGATTTGCGTTTATATCAAGATACACGGAATTGGGGAACACTCCCACCTCAACCGAAAGGATTTGTTTTGCATGATAATCAAGAACCAAGGTATCTTAATGGTGGAGATCATAGTCTTTGTAATAATCAAATGAGCCATTCTGGTTCTACATATCCATCATCTGCATCTATCTTCAATCAAACACCACCATCTTCTGCTAGTCCACAACATCGTAATGCT gttCATCGAATAAGTCAGTTAATGAGTGAAAGTCCCGAACCAAAAAGGCCAACTGTACATCATATACCAATTAAATGTGAAAGCCCTACCGAAAAACGACAAATTACTGCGTTACATGCACCGGTACCAGCTCCGCCTGTAGATGACATGAAACCTcagaatatatcatttattg GAAATGATGATGAGCTTACACAAGGTATAAGAGGTTTAAACATCACGTCTGGCAGCCGTACATATAGAATTCCATCACCAACTAGACCTTCAATATCACGTAATTCATTTCAACCTCATCCATCATTAAGAGAAGCTACACCATCTCCATCAGGTACACCAGAAGTAACACCTCTAGATCCAACAGATGCTGGTGAGAAaggattttatatttgtttcgacAATGACGCACCGAAAAAACCAAAACCGACTCTCAGAGTGAAAAGAACATCTCCgaaaaag gaaagaAGTGTATCATCGTATGTTGAAAATGAAGATTTTACGATGCGTCCTGATTCGCCTTCTGCTATTGCTATTGATAGACAAAAGCAACTGGAAGCTCAACGAGATTTAGATCGAGAAAAACATCAGATAGATGACAGAGATTTCCAACGACAAGAAATTAGAGATAAAGAAATTCAgagggaaggagaaagagaaaaacaaagagAACGACATGAAATCACTGGAGAAAGTCGACAATCTGGAGTCGgtttaataattggaaatcaaTTAGCAAATCCTGATCCT AATTCTCTGGATGAAatggaacgaaaaaaagaacgtaTAATGCTATTGTCATTGCAAAGAAGACAGCAGCAagaagaattgaaagaaagaaaggaagcaGAAGCTCAAGCTCGACGAGaacaagagaaattaaaagcaGAAGAAAGAGCtcgtaaaaaagaagaagaaaggcaaCGAAGAGCAGCTATTTTAGAACAACATAAAGTAAAGAAAGCAATTGAAGAGGCAGAAAGAGAA GGTAAGGTTATCGATAAGGAGCTTCTCAATGCAATAAAACCAACAAAATTGCGTAATAAGACTGCGACTCGACCACGACCCAAAACAATTCACGTGGATGCTGGTACAGAATTGGATTCTGGGGCCCTTACGCCAAGTCGTGGAAAAAAGGGttcttcttctaatttaaGCACAg CGTCGCTGACTTCCCCGACGATGAGGCGAGACTACTACCGAGGCTCGCAGGACAGTCTCACTGCTGCCCATTTCGATGAACGACGTTCCGGCCCTCTTTATCGGGGCGGCAGTCTCAGGG TATCTTCCGTAGATTCACCCGACGATGGTAGAGGTTCCTCGCCTTGTCGAAGTATGAATCAACTTGGCCGACGTGGTTCCTACAAAACATCTAGAG ATGTGCAGGAGCCTCAGCAACAGGTTAGAGGCAGGCCTAAATACCCGAGTTACGAAAACTTTAAGGGGAGAAAGTCTAATTCCTTGATGAATTTGTGTG GTTCGAGTAGTGATCAAGACGGTATGATGTGTCGATACACAGATACGGACAGCGGACTAGGCAGAGCCACACCTCCAAGGAGAGCACCAAGTCCAGGAATGGGTAGCATGAGGCATCTTCCGTCGCCATCTGGCCCTGGTTCCTTACCTCCCGGTTTGATGACCAAGAGACGAGTATTCGATGATGGTAGCAGCGACATCAGTAGCACACCAAGTTCAATGATGGACTATAATg GTCCAAGATTGTATAAGCAACCGACGACTAAGTCAAACCGTGGTATTATGTTAAATGCTGTGGAGTATTGTGTGTTTCCGGGTACGGTGAATAAAGAAGCGAAAAGAAGAGTTCTGGATGAAATTGCAAAATCAGAAAGCaaacattttcttattttatttcgagatgCTGGTTGCCAATTCCGGGCTCTCTATTCATACTGCCCAGATAGAGAAGAAGTTTCGAAGTTGTATGGTACTGGACCTAAACAAGTCATTGATAAAatgttcgataaatttttcaa atACAATTCAGGAGCAAAATGTTTCTCGCAAGTACATACAAAGCATCTGACTGTGACCATAGATGCCTTTACGATACACAACAGCCTTTGGCAAGGTAAAAAGGTGAATTTACCGAACAAGAAAGACATGCCTCTCGTCATATAG